Proteins encoded together in one Deinococcus hopiensis KR-140 window:
- a CDS encoding alpha/beta hydrolase family protein gives MKHLALLLSTLLLGPAHAQSAAALAKVDAAQMSIAAARAKAYPGSSLTVLQTLRAGSNYQRYIVNYLSDGLKINALLTVPNGKAPNGGWPAIVFNHGYIPPEVYRTTERYVAYQDAFARAAFVTLKSDYRGHGSSGGEALGGYYAPGYTTDVMNALASLRADPRVNPARIGMWGHSMGGFLTLRAMVIDPKIKAGVIWAGVVGDYDDMMNRWPHKAPTSIPARVLELRKKAVEKYGTPASNPKFWQRLSANSYLKDLGGPLQLHIGTADEDVPVTFHESLVRGMKAAGKPAQSYVYPGDNHNLSRNLYTALARSVAFFKEKL, from the coding sequence ATGAAACACCTCGCCCTCCTCCTCTCCACCCTGCTCCTGGGCCCGGCGCATGCCCAATCCGCCGCCGCACTGGCAAAGGTAGACGCTGCCCAGATGAGCATCGCCGCAGCGCGGGCCAAGGCATATCCCGGCAGCTCCCTGACCGTCCTCCAGACCCTCCGCGCGGGAAGCAACTACCAGCGCTATATCGTGAACTACCTCTCCGACGGCCTCAAGATCAACGCCCTCCTGACCGTCCCGAATGGCAAGGCTCCCAACGGGGGCTGGCCCGCCATCGTCTTCAACCACGGCTACATCCCGCCTGAGGTCTACCGCACCACCGAGCGCTACGTTGCCTACCAAGACGCCTTTGCCCGCGCAGCCTTCGTGACCCTGAAAAGCGACTATCGGGGCCACGGCAGCAGCGGAGGTGAGGCGCTCGGAGGCTACTACGCGCCGGGCTACACGACGGACGTGATGAACGCGCTGGCGAGCCTAAGGGCTGATCCCCGCGTCAACCCGGCGCGCATCGGCATGTGGGGCCACTCCATGGGGGGCTTCCTGACCCTGCGGGCGATGGTGATCGACCCGAAAATCAAGGCGGGCGTCATCTGGGCGGGGGTGGTGGGCGACTACGACGACATGATGAACCGCTGGCCGCACAAGGCCCCCACCTCCATTCCCGCGCGGGTGCTCGAACTGCGAAAGAAGGCGGTGGAGAAATACGGCACCCCGGCCAGCAATCCCAAGTTCTGGCAGCGCCTCAGCGCCAACAGCTACTTGAAAGACCTGGGCGGTCCCCTCCAGCTGCATATTGGCACGGCGGACGAGGACGTCCCCGTGACCTTTCACGAATCTCTGGTACGGGGTATGAAGGCAGCCGGCAAGCCTGCGCAGAGCTACGTCTACCCCGGCGACAACCACAACCTCAGTCGGAACCTGTATACGGCCTTGGCACGCTCGGTGGCGTTTTTTAAGGAGAAGCTGTAG
- a CDS encoding tetratricopeptide repeat protein, whose amino-acid sequence MPIRLTLLLTAALLGTATAQTSTQADSSAQNAAPAQTAEENAAQTRSLADKARATYPKGSASIDQPLWKQAADAAERAVKQAPNNPEYLRLRAQIYTEVGFWKQAELGWNAYFKAGQPSEAERGQAAFVQYNLGYAAYKRNLMDQAAKFFAGCTELDPRNADCVGWSARTALEAGNYAQADKLYGQALTLKPNDKTLAYFRDLSGRAGRYGPAATRAFSRAFEDLDAGRKEKALEGFQEAAHTAANFAEAWRQAGKLALELGNAQAAATAYQGVSTLPEASAADRFNLALAQEGVQYGLNAVKTFREAYAKYAAGQKDAAAIGFQAAATQNPKYAKAWAWLGRVRYEAKDYPGATEAYGQAVQLDPNDKSSAYYLKLAQQGK is encoded by the coding sequence ATGCCCATACGCCTGACCCTGCTTCTGACCGCCGCCCTGCTGGGAACTGCCACTGCACAGACCAGCACCCAGGCCGACTCCAGCGCCCAGAACGCCGCTCCTGCCCAGACGGCCGAGGAAAACGCTGCCCAGACGCGCAGCCTCGCTGACAAGGCGCGCGCCACCTACCCGAAGGGCAGCGCCAGCATCGATCAGCCGCTGTGGAAGCAGGCCGCCGACGCTGCGGAGCGGGCCGTCAAGCAGGCCCCGAACAACCCGGAGTACCTGCGGCTGCGTGCCCAGATCTATACCGAAGTCGGCTTCTGGAAGCAGGCGGAACTGGGCTGGAACGCCTATTTCAAGGCCGGGCAGCCCAGCGAGGCCGAGCGGGGACAGGCGGCCTTCGTGCAGTACAACCTGGGGTACGCGGCCTACAAGCGCAACCTGATGGACCAGGCAGCGAAATTCTTCGCGGGCTGCACAGAGCTCGATCCAAGGAACGCGGACTGCGTGGGCTGGTCGGCCCGCACAGCACTGGAAGCTGGAAACTACGCCCAGGCGGACAAGCTCTACGGGCAGGCCCTGACCCTGAAGCCGAACGACAAGACGCTCGCGTACTTCCGGGACCTCTCAGGGCGGGCAGGGCGTTACGGTCCGGCCGCCACCCGCGCCTTCAGCCGCGCCTTCGAGGACCTGGACGCGGGACGCAAGGAAAAGGCGCTCGAAGGCTTTCAGGAAGCCGCCCACACCGCCGCCAACTTCGCCGAGGCGTGGCGGCAGGCCGGAAAGCTGGCGCTGGAACTGGGTAACGCCCAGGCTGCCGCCACCGCTTACCAGGGCGTGAGCACCCTGCCCGAGGCGAGCGCGGCGGACCGCTTCAACCTCGCCCTGGCGCAGGAGGGCGTGCAATACGGGCTCAACGCGGTGAAGACCTTCCGCGAGGCCTACGCCAAATACGCGGCGGGGCAGAAGGACGCCGCTGCTATCGGTTTTCAGGCGGCCGCCACCCAGAACCCCAAGTACGCCAAAGCCTGGGCGTGGCTGGGCCGCGTGCGCTACGAGGCGAAGGACTATCCGGGCGCAACCGAAGCCTACGGCCAGGCCGTGCAACTCGATCCAAACGACAAGTCGAGCGCGTACTACCTGAAGTTGGCGCAGCAGGGCAAGTAA
- a CDS encoding helix-turn-helix transcriptional regulator: MNRTDRLLALVLELRGRGWVRAEDLARTFEISVRTVYRDVLALSEAGVPVISVPGQGYRLMEGYFLPPLHFTPQEAVMLTLGADAVARAFDVEYAGAAAQAAKKLLAALPDERRADVERVREHLRVVPPGSGRKAETLRLLRGAVLDNRIVTFVYRKPGGGPDARQVYPLGLVHLYGVWLLVAFDPAQAAQRHFRLDRMEDARALPQTFTRDPEWRVEYRPEREERNVTVRLRFPAERARTVRERPHLFQTEEAHTPHGYEVTLRVRDTRAVLSWVLSWGGDAEVLEPEDLREQVWAEARRMLSRA; the protein is encoded by the coding sequence ATGAACCGCACAGACCGTCTGCTCGCGCTGGTGCTGGAACTGCGGGGGCGCGGGTGGGTGCGCGCTGAGGATCTGGCGCGGACCTTTGAAATCAGCGTGCGGACCGTATACCGCGACGTGCTGGCCCTGAGTGAGGCGGGCGTACCGGTGATCAGCGTGCCCGGGCAGGGCTACCGCCTGATGGAGGGCTACTTTCTGCCCCCTCTGCACTTCACTCCGCAGGAAGCGGTCATGTTGACCCTGGGGGCCGACGCGGTGGCCCGGGCCTTTGACGTTGAGTACGCGGGCGCGGCGGCCCAGGCGGCCAAGAAACTCCTCGCGGCTCTGCCAGACGAGCGCAGGGCAGATGTGGAGCGGGTGCGGGAGCATCTGCGCGTCGTGCCTCCGGGGAGCGGGCGGAAGGCCGAGACGCTGCGCCTCCTGCGCGGCGCGGTGCTGGACAACCGAATCGTCACTTTCGTGTACCGCAAGCCGGGGGGTGGACCGGATGCCCGGCAGGTGTATCCCCTGGGCCTCGTCCACCTGTACGGCGTGTGGCTGCTCGTGGCGTTCGATCCTGCGCAGGCCGCCCAGCGCCATTTCCGGCTGGACCGGATGGAGGACGCGCGCGCCTTGCCGCAGACTTTCACGCGGGACCCGGAGTGGCGCGTCGAGTACCGCCCGGAACGCGAGGAGCGGAACGTAACGGTCCGGCTCCGTTTCCCGGCCGAGCGGGCGCGAACGGTGCGGGAGCGGCCCCACCTCTTCCAGACGGAAGAAGCACACACCCCACACGGCTACGAGGTGACCCTGCGTGTGCGGGACACCCGGGCTGTGCTGTCCTGGGTCCTGTCCTGGGGTGGGGACGCAGAGGTGCTGGAACCTGAAGACCTCCGCGAGCAGGTGTGGGCCGAGGCGCGCCGGATGCTCAGTCGCGCCTGA
- a CDS encoding polynucleotide kinase-phosphatase yields MTSPPTSIRLPELALVALVGASSAGKSTFAARHFLPTEVLSSDFFRALVSEDENSLDATGDAFDSLFYVAGKRLARGRLTLIDATSVRPDDRRRLVDLARQYDVLPVAVVLDLPRPVLEARHAARDDRDFRPEVIGRQMGELRRTLRGMQKEGFRHVWVLRSQEEVDGAQVTRVPLYTNRKELTGPFDFIGDVHGCLPELRALLTRLGYTVEGDAATPPPGRTAVFVGDLVDRGPDSAGALRLAMNMVRAGAALCVPGNHDEKLKRALDGKAVKALHGLDGTLAQLEEAGPEFKREVRAFIEGLVSHLVLDGGKVVVAHAGLPERYQGRSSGRVRSFALYGDVDGSKDELGLPVRRDWAAEYRGAATVIYGHTPVAEPRWVNRTLNIDTGCAFGGALTALRYPELELVRVPAHAQYAVPARPLQAAKPEVDGKALDLADFLKEGRIETRSFGGILVKERERAAAVEAFSRFGVDPRWAVYLPPTMSPVETSERGDRLEHPAEAFTYFRGQGVTQVVCEEKHMGSRGVLVLAKDEDTARTRFGVEGGTGAIMTRTGRPFFKPEWEADVLTRARAAATGAGLWDRLNTGWLVLDAEILPWSLKAEELIRHQYAAVGAAGNAVLPAEVAALVAAAERGVDVAALLTRTRDRAGDLAAYRNAYRAYVRRVEGPKDVRVLPFHLLASEGKVHTDQTHLWHLETLTTLVDADPTLFGRTAHRSVTLGDETSETEAAAWWEALTAGGGEGMVVKPLAFLDAERRNLQPAVKVRGREYLRIIYGPEYTRPEHLTRLRARALSAKRARALREFHLGLEALSRFVDGAATAHVHECMLGVLALESGPIDARL; encoded by the coding sequence ATGACCAGTCCCCCGACCAGTATCCGCCTTCCCGAACTCGCCCTCGTCGCCCTCGTCGGCGCGTCGTCGGCGGGCAAGAGCACCTTCGCCGCACGGCACTTCCTGCCCACCGAGGTGCTGAGCAGCGACTTCTTCCGCGCCCTCGTCAGCGAAGACGAGAATAGCCTGGACGCCACCGGGGACGCCTTCGACAGCCTCTTTTACGTGGCGGGCAAGCGGCTGGCACGTGGACGCCTGACCCTGATTGACGCGACGAGCGTGCGCCCCGATGACCGGCGACGGCTGGTGGACCTCGCCCGTCAATACGACGTGCTGCCCGTGGCTGTGGTCCTGGACCTGCCGCGGCCTGTGCTGGAAGCCCGTCATGCCGCCCGGGATGACCGCGACTTCCGGCCCGAGGTGATTGGGCGGCAGATGGGCGAGTTGCGCCGAACCCTGCGGGGAATGCAGAAGGAGGGCTTCCGGCACGTCTGGGTCCTGCGCTCGCAGGAGGAGGTGGACGGGGCGCAGGTCACGCGGGTGCCCCTCTATACCAACCGCAAGGAACTGACCGGCCCATTTGACTTCATCGGCGACGTTCACGGCTGCCTGCCTGAACTGCGCGCGTTGCTGACCCGGCTGGGGTACACGGTGGAGGGCGACGCCGCCACCCCTCCCCCGGGACGCACAGCCGTCTTTGTGGGAGACCTGGTGGACCGGGGCCCCGACAGTGCGGGCGCGCTGCGGCTGGCGATGAATATGGTCCGAGCGGGCGCAGCCCTGTGCGTGCCCGGCAACCACGACGAAAAACTCAAGCGTGCCTTGGACGGCAAGGCGGTCAAGGCCCTGCACGGTCTGGACGGCACCCTGGCCCAGCTGGAGGAGGCCGGACCGGAATTCAAGCGCGAGGTCCGGGCCTTTATCGAGGGACTGGTCAGCCACCTTGTATTGGACGGCGGAAAGGTGGTAGTGGCGCACGCGGGGCTGCCCGAGCGCTACCAGGGCCGCTCGTCAGGACGGGTGCGCAGCTTTGCCCTGTACGGCGACGTGGACGGCAGCAAGGATGAGCTGGGCCTGCCCGTGCGCCGGGACTGGGCGGCCGAGTACCGGGGTGCCGCCACAGTGATCTACGGTCACACACCCGTCGCCGAGCCCCGCTGGGTCAACCGGACGCTCAACATCGACACCGGCTGCGCCTTTGGTGGCGCGCTGACCGCCCTGCGCTACCCGGAGCTGGAACTCGTGCGCGTGCCCGCCCACGCCCAATACGCGGTGCCTGCCCGTCCCCTTCAGGCGGCCAAACCGGAGGTAGACGGCAAGGCGCTGGACCTGGCCGATTTCCTGAAGGAAGGCCGCATCGAGACGCGCTCCTTCGGCGGAATTCTGGTAAAGGAGCGCGAGCGCGCGGCGGCGGTGGAAGCCTTCTCCCGCTTCGGTGTGGATCCCCGCTGGGCCGTGTATCTGCCCCCGACCATGAGCCCCGTGGAGACGAGCGAGCGCGGGGACCGGCTGGAACATCCCGCCGAGGCCTTCACCTATTTCCGGGGCCAGGGCGTGACGCAAGTGGTCTGCGAGGAAAAACACATGGGCTCCCGCGGGGTGCTCGTGCTGGCGAAGGATGAGGACACCGCCCGCACCCGCTTTGGAGTGGAGGGCGGAACCGGGGCTATCATGACCCGGACCGGACGCCCCTTCTTCAAGCCGGAGTGGGAGGCAGACGTGCTGACCCGGGCCCGTGCCGCCGCCACTGGAGCCGGACTGTGGGACCGGCTGAACACCGGCTGGCTGGTGCTGGACGCGGAAATTCTGCCCTGGAGCCTGAAGGCCGAGGAGCTGATCCGGCACCAGTACGCGGCGGTGGGCGCAGCGGGCAATGCCGTGCTGCCCGCCGAGGTGGCCGCACTGGTTGCCGCTGCAGAACGGGGTGTAGACGTGGCCGCACTCCTCACGCGCACCCGCGACCGCGCCGGAGACCTCGCCGCCTACCGCAACGCCTACCGCGCCTACGTGCGCCGGGTGGAGGGGCCGAAAGACGTGCGGGTTCTGCCCTTTCACCTGTTGGCTTCGGAAGGGAAGGTGCATACGGACCAGACCCACCTGTGGCACTTGGAAACGCTGACAACCCTCGTGGACGCAGACCCGACCCTTTTTGGCCGCACCGCCCACCGCTCCGTGACTCTGGGCGACGAAACGAGCGAGACGGAAGCGGCGGCGTGGTGGGAAGCCCTCACTGCCGGAGGTGGGGAGGGCATGGTGGTCAAGCCGCTCGCCTTCCTTGACGCCGAGCGCCGGAACCTCCAGCCCGCTGTGAAGGTGCGGGGCCGTGAGTACCTCCGGATCATCTACGGCCCCGAGTACACCCGCCCCGAGCACCTCACCCGTTTGCGCGCCCGGGCCCTGAGCGCCAAACGTGCCCGGGCCCTCCGCGAATTCCACCTGGGCCTGGAAGCCTTGAGCCGCTTCGTGGACGGTGCGGCGACGGCCCATGTGCATGAATGCATGCTCGGCGTACTGGCGCTGGAGAGCGGTCCGATAGACGCGCGGTTGTAG